The genomic interval GATATAGTCCCCTGACAGTCTTCTTCTTGATGTTATCTGACACACACTGATTGTACTTTGCCTATTAGTGATCAGAGGATGCCTCACATTTAACTCTTTCCTCCCCGAGCTATTTGGCAGTATGATTGCTATGCTGAGCCCTGACAGTTCTGAGAGTTGAGTGTAATCTGTGATATATCACAGCTGTAAAGACACTAGAAAGAATTCTAATGATATGTAATGACCATGGATACTTGTCATGTTCTAGGTATACTTATGACTATACAGACTAAACACAAGACAATATTACACTGCTagttcagaaaatgaaaaaatgtaacattatttcaGTTTTACTCTCACTTTCCATTGAATCAAAGCTGCAGAAAATCAAACTATTAATACTTAGAACCCCAATAGACTCCCTTACTGTGGGagaaagttttttaaagaaatgatgaGCCAAAAGTCTGTGTGTTTGTATCATCATCTATGATCAGAATGCAGACACACAATTGTCCATTTCCATGATCTGACCTTGGCTCATGATCTGACTTTCTCATCCCAACATTTCGATACATAGAATATAATGAGAGCACAGAAGATCCAATGCACAAGATCCAGCAGCCCATTCCATATAATGCTGTAGCTTCTAGCAAGCAGACTGTACACTGAATCGTGTCTGTGGACAAACAGCATTGCCAATAAGTAATCCAGGCACACATAATGGCACGCTGGAGAAATAAACACGAAGCATGCACAGACATGATGGAGGTGTGGATGAGGATATCAGTGGTGTCAGTGACCGGTGTGACACACAGCTAGTCTTCAATGCTTACATGTGGTCACCTGCTGGGAACAAGTCTCATCCTTTCCAGCTCCTTCCAGTCTGGGCTCTCCTAATGACACTTCATTACAGTGACATCATGGCTGTTCTCTTGTCGCAGTGCCATCGCATAATCTGAAAGTAAAATCTTTATAATCATTATGAAGTGATTGGTGTGGGGGAGGGGGTATAGAGAGTGCTGGGGGCTGCAGGGCGACCCACCTGGCAGTGTTCATAGGCTGAGtgaattttattgaaagtttCAGGGCCCGGTGTACAGGTGCCCACCCACCCAGGTGCAGACAAAGAAAGTTTCCGTGTAATTGTTAGACTTTGCGGGCCGAGCCATGTACAAAGCGCCTCTCTTATTGCTCCTCTTCCATGTGGATGCAGCAGCCTGCAGCTTGGGATGAAGCCTGGGCGGGGCGCGGAAGCCGCTCGACCAATAGGCGCGGCCGGCTGCCTCCCGTTGCCAATGGTATCCACGTAAATCAAAGGGGAGGGAGCCAATAGGGGCGCGGGGGAGGAGGTGCCGGGGACGCGTGCACAGGCACAAGCGTGCTGCAGGGGAGTGAGGGGCAGAGACACAGCGGAGGGAAGAGAGAGGGGCGCCTGGGGCGAGGGGAAGGAGCTGTCAAATGCACGGCTCCTTTAACCAGTGCTATCAGTCCGACTCGGAGAGTCATGGCGACCACAGCGTCTAACCACTACAACCTGCTGAGCTCCGGCTCGTCCATCGTGCACAGCGAGCCCGGTGGCATGCAGCAGGCTCCGGGGTACCGGGATGCACAGACTCTGGTCCAGGGCGATTACACGCTGCAGAGCAATGGGCACCCCCTGAGCCACGCACACCAGTGGATCACGGCTCTGTCTCACGGGGATGGGGCGCCCTGGTCCAGCAGTCCTCTGGGCCAACAGGACATCAAACCCAGTGTGCAGCCCAGCCGGGAGGAACATCTCCAGCACCAGGGCAGAGCTCCTCACCTGGTCCACCCAGCCCATGGCAACCACCACAGTGCCGCGGCATGGAGGAGCACCACCTCAGCCCACCTGCCCAGCATGGCTTCCACCAATGGCCAGGGACTCATCTACTCCCAGCCTTCCTTCACCGTCAATGGCATGATCAACCCGGCATCCGGGCAAGGAATGCACCACCATGGCTTGAGGGACGCCCATGAGGATCATCATGGAGACCACAGCCACCAACAGCAGCCcccccagcagcagcagcagcagcagcagcagcacaccCAGCTCCAGGGACACCACGACCACTCCGATGAGGACACCCCCACCTCCGATGACCTGGAGCAGTTTGCCAAGCAGTTCAAGCAGAGGAGGATCAAACTGGGATTTACACAGGCCGATGTGGGACTGGCCCTGGGCACCCTGTATGGCAATGTCTTCTCCCAGACCACCATCTGCAGGTTTGAGGCCCTGCAACTCAGCTTTAAGAACATGTGCAAGCTCAAGCCTTTGTTGAACAAGTGGCTGGAAGAGGCGGACTCATCTTCTGGGAGCCCCACCAGCATAGACAAGATAGCAGCTCAggggaggaaaaggaaaaagaggacATCCATTGAGGTCAGCGTCAAGGGGGCCCTGGAAAGTCATTTCCTAAAGTGCCCCAAGCCATCTGCCCAGGAAATCACCTCTCTGGCGGACAGTCTACAGCTAGAAAAGGAGGTGGTCAGAGTTTGGTTTTGTAACAGGagacagaaagagaaaaggaTGACCCCACCAGGAGGGACTATTCCAGGGGCAGAGGATGTATATGGGGGGAGCAGAGACACACCACCACACCATGGGGTTCAGACTTCTGTACAGTGAACCCTCCATCATCAATCACTTAGAACTTTTGATTGTCCTTTTTATACTAGCCCAGAACAAAGCATCCCACTGGACTATCACAAATGGTAGCAGGTGTAGTGGGGATGTGTTTTGACCTTTGCAGGAGACTACCCAGGCATTGGAGTAGAAGTgagtatacaaaataaacacatgtcAGGAGCTCAGAGCTGtgtctagcaaaaaaaaaaagaaaaaaaagataaaaaagccaCAGTTCCATGGTTAAAGCCAGATTTAGCTTTATTCCCTGGgaggatggtggtggtggtgaggaTGCTCAGTGTTGGTTCTAGCTTCTTGTATGTATTTAATGCGGAGCCCAAACAAAGCAGATTACAACATTGACAATATTTATGAATCTAAATTGCACTGCGAGGAAATTGAAGTTTACATGAACCATTCAATGAAGATTTATTTCTCCAATAACACCAATAGACTGGCACATTGAAACAGGGAGTAATTCTAGTTTTTGTTCAATGACACCATGTTATAGTGTTCTCATTTGTTTTAAGTTGTTAAGTGTTTGTGGACATTTGTTAtaaaagatgtgttttaaaatcggtgtacattttatttgccccttttttttcaaaaaggctACTTACCTGGTACACCAGATTACACACAATGAAGACCACTGATGTTGAGTCACATCAACTTCCACAATGATACAAATAGGGTCTTTGAAAAAATAGCCCCATCTTTTACTTTCCTAAAACGTTGAGTAAACTTCATTTTCAGCCAGTGCCCAGACAGGGATGGAAAGGGAGAGAAAAATCAATGTAGCCTCTGATTGAATCGTTTTACCAAAGAGGCCTTAGGTCCTGGAGGAGGTTAAGTGTAACCAAGAACATGCTTCAAAATCAGACACTTGGGTATTGGTGCTGAGGAGATGCTGAACAGAATTGacacatttcttcttttaatattaGTTCATATAATTCAGTCAGTCCCCAGTCATGCCATTAAACTTTGTGAACTTAGTACTCCCAAAATTATTCCTTTCTAGAATATAGCATAGAAGTTCATCTTTGCACCCAGTGAGACTTACACCTTACTTTATCTGCTACAAGAATTCATCTGTTTTATTAAGATTATTCCTAATCCATCCCTGAACTCGGCTAGATTTATCTCACAGTTTCTTCCATTTcagcatttattaatattaattgtgaATAGTTGTCATTACAAGTCATTAAGCCCCTTTTAAACACCCTTg from Pyxicephalus adspersus chromosome 4, UCB_Pads_2.0, whole genome shotgun sequence carries:
- the POU3F2 gene encoding POU domain, class 3, transcription factor 2, which translates into the protein MATTASNHYNLLSSGSSIVHSEPGGMQQAPGYRDAQTLVQGDYTLQSNGHPLSHAHQWITALSHGDGAPWSSSPLGQQDIKPSVQPSREEHLQHQGRAPHLVHPAHGNHHSAAAWRSTTSAHLPSMASTNGQGLIYSQPSFTVNGMINPASGQGMHHHGLRDAHEDHHGDHSHQQQPPQQQQQQQQQHTQLQGHHDHSDEDTPTSDDLEQFAKQFKQRRIKLGFTQADVGLALGTLYGNVFSQTTICRFEALQLSFKNMCKLKPLLNKWLEEADSSSGSPTSIDKIAAQGRKRKKRTSIEVSVKGALESHFLKCPKPSAQEITSLADSLQLEKEVVRVWFCNRRQKEKRMTPPGGTIPGAEDVYGGSRDTPPHHGVQTSVQ